In Clupea harengus chromosome 13, Ch_v2.0.2, whole genome shotgun sequence, one DNA window encodes the following:
- the ubtd1a gene encoding LOW QUALITY PROTEIN: ubiquitin domain-containing protein 1a (The sequence of the model RefSeq protein was modified relative to this genomic sequence to represent the inferred CDS: inserted 2 bases in 1 codon) → MGVSNSRDYHPSVTVVLKRRNEPLKKERPKWKSDYPMTEGQLRSKRDEFWDTAPAFDGRKEIWDALKAAAVALECSDHELAQAIVDGASITLPHGSLTECYDELGNRYQLPAYTLAPPLNLVSERSENEGVESTEQQAPPRKEFPLKVRLSSGRDVRLSVSMSDPIGHLKKQLQAQEDIETAHQRWFFSGKLLTDKTRLQDTKIQKDYVIQVIVNXPPPPSSSQSERGGGGRRGWRHRQHRRPHHPKVREEEEEEEEEGGVIANTTPMQKRKRGRGREKEGEGGGDCHSTVYTHSSCNSLRWTNMCVTEEVLCVCV, encoded by the exons ATGGGCGTTAGTAACTCGAGAGACTATCATCCTTCGGTTACTGTAGTGCTGAAAC gacgtAACGAGCCCCTGAAGAAGGAGCGGCCCAAGTGGAAGAGTGACTACCCAATGACAGAGGGGCAGCTGCGCAGTAAGAGAGATGAATTCTGGGATACGGCGCCTGCCTTTGATGGGCGTAAGGAGATCTGGGACGCGCTGAAGGCCGCCGCCGTGGCCCTGGAGTGCAGTGACCACGAGCTGGCACAGGCCATAGTGGACGGAGCCAGCATCACGCTACcgcacg gctccCTCACTGAGTGCTACGATGAGCTGGGTAACCGTTACCAGTTACCAGCATACACCTTGGCCCCGCCCCTCAACCTGGTCTCCGAGCGCAGCGAGAACGAGGGGGTAGAGTCAACGGAACAACAGGCCCCGCCCCGGAAGGAGTTCCCTCTGAAG GTGCGCCTGTCTTCGGGGCGAGACGTGCGTCTGAGCGTCAGCATGAGCGACCCCATCGGGCACCTGAAGAAGCAGCTGCAGGCGCAGGAGGACATTGAGACGGCGCACCAGCGCTGGTTCTTCTCCGGGAAACTCCTCACCGACAAGACACGCCTGCAGGACACCAAGATCCAGAAGGACTACGTCATCCAGGTCATCGTCAA ACCGCCGCCCCCATCATCATCccaaagtgagagaggaggaggaggaagaagagggtgGCGTCATCGTCAACACCGCCGCCCCCATCATCccaaagtgagagaggaggaggaggaggaggaagaggagggtggcGTCATCGCTAACACCACCCCAAtgcaaaagaggaagagaggaagagggagagagaaagaaggagagggtgggggagactGTCACTCTACTGTCTATACACACTCCTCCTGTAACTCCCTGAGGTGGACCAATATGTGTGTCACTgaggaggtgctgtgtgtgtgtgtgtaa